The proteins below are encoded in one region of Helianthus annuus cultivar XRQ/B chromosome 2, HanXRQr2.0-SUNRISE, whole genome shotgun sequence:
- the LOC110883149 gene encoding DEAD-box ATP-dependent RNA helicase 38, with protein sequence MKLGGQTVIFGGTRKSAQTLHEALVKHGYAVTTIEGALTQDDKDKIIEEFKDGLTQVLISTHFLAQGFDQCQVNLVVNYDLPAIFDDPTELDNEAYLHRVGRAGRFGRKGVAFNLLCGDDDNILMEKIERHFHGVTEVPSDGDFKDALKKAGLM encoded by the exons ATGAAGCTGGGAGGGCAAACAGTTATATTTGGCGGAACAAGAAAAAGTGCCCAAACGTTACATGAGGCACTTGTTAAGCATGGTTATGCGGTAACAACAATTGAAGGTGCTCTTACACAAGACGACAAAGATAAGATAATCGAAGAATTCAAAGACGGGTTGACTCAGGTTCTAATATCAACACATTTTCTTGCTCAGGGGTTTGATCAATGTCAGGTTAATCTGGTGGTTAACTATGATCTCCCAGCTATATTTGATGATCCTACAGAGCTTGACAATGAAGCATACTTGCACCGCGTAGGTAGAGCAGGACGGTTTGGTCGCAAGG GAGTTGCATTCAATTTACTATGTGGTGATGACGACAACATACTTATGGAAAAAATCGAGAGACACTTTCATGGTGTTACCGAG GTGCCAAGTGATGGCGACTTCAAAGATGCGTTGAAGAAAGCTGGTTTGATGTAA